A genomic region of Verrucomicrobiota bacterium contains the following coding sequences:
- a CDS encoding HAMP domain-containing protein has protein sequence MATGNGSSASAHTTWVSRRVRTRSIPREPESAQPSDALDSRVLLSALTALKRGDFSVRLPVDWLGIAGKAADTFNEVVELNERMAKELARLRQAVGREGRIDQRARLGEVQGAWATSITLINDLIADLVQPTSEMARVIGAVAEGDLSQTMALEIEGRQLQGEFLRTARTVNTMVDQLGSFASEVTRVAREVGTEGKLGGQADVRGVAGTWKDLTNNVNLMASNLTNQVRNIAAVTTAVANGDLAKKITVDVKGEFLELKDTINTMVGQLRSFASEVTRVAREVGTEGKLGGQAKVEGVSGTWKDLTDSVNFMAGNLTSQVRNIAAVTTAVANGDLSKKITVDVRGEILELKNTINTMVDQLNSFASEVTRVAREVGTEGKLGGQADVRGVAGTWKDLTDSVNSMAGNLTGQVRNIAEVTTAVANGDLSKKITVDVKGEILELKNTINTMVDQLSSFASEVTRVAREVGTEGKLGGQADVRGVAGTWKDLTDSVNSMAGNLTGQVRNIAAVTTAVANGDLSK, from the coding sequence ATGGCTACAGGAAACGGCTCTTCGGCTTCTGCTCACACGACGTGGGTCTCTCGTCGGGTTCGAACGCGTAGCATCCCGCGCGAGCCGGAATCCGCTCAGCCAAGTGACGCCCTGGACAGCCGGGTGTTGTTATCGGCGCTGACCGCACTGAAACGGGGTGATTTTTCGGTTCGGCTGCCTGTGGACTGGCTCGGCATCGCGGGAAAGGCAGCCGACACATTTAACGAAGTTGTCGAGCTGAACGAACGCATGGCCAAGGAACTGGCGCGCCTTCGCCAGGCGGTCGGCCGCGAAGGCCGGATCGACCAGCGCGCCCGTTTGGGGGAGGTGCAAGGCGCGTGGGCCACGTCGATCACCCTTATCAATGATTTGATCGCCGACCTGGTGCAGCCGACCAGCGAAATGGCCCGCGTGATTGGGGCGGTCGCCGAAGGCGACCTGTCGCAAACCATGGCACTCGAGATCGAAGGGCGCCAGCTCCAAGGCGAGTTTCTGCGTACAGCCAGGACGGTAAATACCATGGTGGACCAGCTCGGATCGTTCGCCTCGGAGGTGACCCGCGTTGCGCGTGAGGTCGGTACCGAAGGTAAACTGGGCGGCCAGGCCGACGTGCGCGGGGTGGCCGGCACCTGGAAAGACCTGACCAACAACGTGAACCTGATGGCGAGTAACCTCACTAACCAGGTGCGCAACATCGCGGCGGTGACGACCGCCGTCGCCAATGGGGATCTGGCCAAAAAAATTACCGTTGACGTTAAAGGCGAATTTCTCGAGCTCAAAGACACCATCAATACGATGGTCGGCCAGCTCCGTTCTTTTGCGTCGGAAGTGACCCGGGTGGCGCGCGAGGTGGGCACGGAGGGCAAACTGGGCGGCCAGGCCAAAGTCGAGGGTGTGTCCGGCACCTGGAAAGACCTGACTGACTCGGTCAATTTCATGGCGGGAAACCTGACCAGCCAGGTCCGCAACATTGCCGCCGTGACCACGGCGGTGGCCAATGGTGACCTCTCAAAAAAGATCACGGTGGATGTGCGGGGCGAGATCCTGGAGCTCAAGAACACGATCAACACGATGGTCGACCAGCTCAACTCGTTCGCCTCGGAAGTGACCCGGGTGGCGCGGGAGGTGGGCACCGAAGGCAAGCTGGGCGGCCAGGCCGACGTGCGCGGGGTGGCGGGCACCTGGAAAGACCTGACTGACTCGGTCAACTCCATGGCCGGCAACCTCACGGGCCAGGTGCGCAACATTGCCGAGGTCACCACGGCGGTGGCAAACGGCGACTTGTCCAAGAAAATCACAGTCGACGTCAAGGGCGAGATCCTGGAGTTGAAAAATACGATCAACACCATGGTCGATCAGTTAAGTTCGTTTGCCTCCGAGGTAACCCGGGTGGCGCGGGAGGTGGGCACCGAAGGCAAGCTGGGCGGCCAGGCCGACGTGCGCGGGGTGGCGGGCACCTGGAAAGACCTGACTGACTCAGTCAACTCCATGGCCGGCAACCTCACGGGCCAGGTGCGCAACATCGCGGCGGTGACCACGGCGGTGGCCAACGGTGATTTGTCCAAA